GTCATATACTGTTCCCATGAAACAAAACCAACCACAACCAATACGTCCGACTACAGGTGTCAACAGCAGAAATACGACCCATATAATCATAACCAATGTCACTGCTCCCCAATATATAGAATGCCAAATGAATCCAATAGCGAAGTATTGAAAAAAAACAGGAGTTAACACCAAAAAAAAGAATCGCGAAAGAAAACTTAAAGAGCTAATTTGAATTTTTCCCATTTTATATATTGTTATAAACGCACCAATAGTTTTCATCTACATCCATTATATACTAACTTTTATTTCAAGGAAACTATGTATATAAATTTATTATATTATTAGTATTGTCTTTTAATTGCTTTGAATTCACCAGAATGAATTTTATTGTTCGAACAGTATGCTTATTGCAAGTCTGATTGCGAGTGAGTACAATATATCGTAAATATTCAAGGTAAACTTTATTATTCATCTGCAGTAAGCAATAACAATAGAAATACTTTATTTTATATTAATCTTCTACGCAAATTTTGTTTTTTTAAATTATATAAAATAAATATCTCTCAACGTGAACTATTAAGCCATAGATAAAAGAATAAAAAGGATAATATTATAGATAATAATACTATACTAATTATTCGTAAATAAAAATTAGAAGTTAATACATCCAATTGGTATTTATTTTTTATAGCATAAGATATAATATCCTATATTTATACAACTGATACTTTATTATTATATTTATAATTAAAATATATTCTTGATAATATGTTATTTACTATTTCAAAATAATGTTTAAAATAATAAACAACATATTAGTAGATAAAATGTATTTTCTTGCCTATAAGGCACTTCTATATTCCTCTTGTTATTTTTAACAGAGTTTTTTCCCTCATAAGAATATGACCATTTTATAGCAAAAAAATCCGAACAACAGGCTTTTGACTCGCAGATTAATACACCTACATCATATAGTTTGCAAATATACTATATTTATTTCTATTTGCAAGTAAAATTCAAAAAAAAGATATATATACATAGATAAAAAAACACATTATTATAAATAAGTAAAACTTATCATGTTCTACACAAACATAACACCACATAAATCACTGATTTAATATGGTATATTAATTGAAACAAAATATTTGATCCTATACCTTTGACATTCTTTGTTTTATTCCATCTAACCTATTCTCCGTAGCATTTTTCATTTACGGTATCTTATATACTTATTATATAAAAATATTTATTAATTTATGAATGATATTATATTGCTTTATATTCAATAAATATATTTATATTTTATAGATTAGAATGATAATATAAACGAATATACTATATTATTTAAAATTACTATCGACTTTCTACCAGGAGAAGTTATTGTACAAAACACAAATATATAATATATAAAAATATTACACATAATAAATAAAAAAAGAAGATTGTGAAATAGCTAACTTTGTTCGGACATTGAGTTAAGCATAAAAAGTTTAATTTTACCAAGTGCAAAAAGAAAGAAAACATTATGACTCTCTCTTTAAAAGAATGCGGTTAAATAGCTATGAGCGAAAAAACGTGAGTGGTTTAGCTCAGGAACTTAGTGTGAGCGCCGCCTTGCTTTATCATTGGCGAAACGAATACAAGCAATATGGCAAGGGCATAATCAAACAAACTCTTGAAGAAAAGGAATTCAATGAGATGAAAAAGCGCATGCGTGATATTGAGATGGAGAATGAAATCTTAATAAAGCATTGAGCATCATTTCCAAGAGCGATCGTTGATTTATGGATTTATCAAGAAGCGTCATAAAATCTGGAAGATCGAAGTGATGTGTAGAACTTTAAGAGAAACTATCATAACAGATGATGAGCCCATAGCTCGCAAAGGTATACGAAGCTATATCGAGAAAATTGATTTTCTTGAGTTGCAAGGAGAATGTGAAGATGCCATTCAACTGAACAAACTGCTCATAGAACAGGAAACAGACTTAATATTCCTAGATATAGAAATGCCCCATCTATCGGGCATGGAGCTATTAGCCCAACTAAAGAATCCGCCAAAAGTCATTATCATCTCCGCTTATGAACGTTATGCATTAAAAGGATATGAATTTGATGTAATTGACTATCTTTTAAAACCCGTTTCCT
This is a stretch of genomic DNA from uncultured Bacteroides sp.. It encodes these proteins:
- a CDS encoding transposase, which encodes MQKERKHYDSLFKRMRLNSYERKNVSGLAQELSVSAALLYHWRNEYKQYGKGIIKQTLEEKEFNEMKKRMRDIEMENEILIKH